One Candidatus Tanganyikabacteria bacterium DNA window includes the following coding sequences:
- a CDS encoding DUF4332 domain-containing protein has product MKYAPLLVLGLALVAGCSTAAPTAPRQAPQAATMEADATYKLEDVLGIGPKYAEFLREAGVTSIAKLVAQTETRQERQQLARETGIPYGNVLHIARKVQLMEIRGIGVRTSNLLEAVGVDGVKELAQRRADNLHARLLLANHIGRPFLKQDPSLPMVERWIAEAKEMVSAGKAIEE; this is encoded by the coding sequence ATGAAATACGCTCCGCTGCTCGTCCTTGGCCTGGCCCTGGTGGCCGGCTGCAGCACCGCGGCCCCGACCGCGCCGCGCCAGGCGCCCCAGGCTGCCACCATGGAAGCCGACGCGACCTACAAGCTGGAGGACGTCCTGGGCATCGGCCCCAAGTACGCCGAGTTCCTGCGCGAAGCGGGCGTGACCTCGATCGCCAAGCTGGTCGCCCAGACCGAGACGCGCCAGGAGCGGCAGCAACTGGCGCGCGAGACGGGTATCCCCTACGGCAACGTGCTGCACATCGCCCGGAAGGTGCAGCTCATGGAAATCCGCGGCATCGGGGTGCGGACTAGCAATCTGCTGGAGGCCGTCGGGGTCGACGGCGTGAAGGAACTGGCGCAGCGGCGTGCCGACAACCTGCATGCCCGCTTGCTCCTGGCAAACCACATCGGCCGCCCGTTCTTGAAGCAGGATCCGAGCCTGCCGATGGTGGAGCGATGGATCGCCGAGGCCAAGGAAATGGTCTCGGCCGGCAAGGCCATCGAGGAGTAG